Proteins encoded within one genomic window of Arachis ipaensis cultivar K30076 chromosome B08, Araip1.1, whole genome shotgun sequence:
- the LOC107614192 gene encoding DNA damage-repair/toleration protein DRT100 — translation MASSSSLLFLTLFILSVISAVTACPPSDRAALIAFKDALTEPYLGIFQTWTGNDCCQGWYGLSCDPNTHRVTDINLRGESQDLIFQKLQRTGYMTGNISPEICKLTGLSTLVVADWKAISGDIPSCISSSLSSLRILDLTGNQISGDIPADIGKLRRLTVLSLGDNAISGKIPKSIVNLAGLKHLDLSNNQISGALPWNFGNLRMLSRALLSRNELTGSIPKSIFKMNRLADLDLSMNRITGSIPVQLGKMKVLSTLKLDGNSMSGQIPSKLLSNSGMGILNLSRNGFEGAIPDVFGVRTYFMALDLSHNNLTGKIPGSLSSVRFVGHLDLSHNHLCGTIPIGSPFDHLDAASFSDNDCLCGNPLKSCE, via the coding sequence atggcttcttcttcttcgctcTTGTTCCTTACTCTCTTTATCTTGTCCGTCATATCTGCCGTTACTGCCTGCCCGCCGTCAGACCGGGCAGCACTCATAGCCTTCAAGGACGCCCTGACCGAACCTTATCTCGGCATCTTCCAGACTTGGACGGGCAACGACTGCTGCCAGGGCTGGTACGGTCTCAGCTGCGATCCAAACACCCACCGTGTCACCGATATCAACCTCCGAGGCGAGTCACAAGACCTTATCTTCCAGAAGCTTCAACGCACCGGCTACATGACCGGAAATATCTCGCCGGAGATTTGCAAACTCACCGGACTTTCCACACTCGTGGTCGCCGACTGGAAGGCAATCTCCGGAGATATCCCCTCCTGCATTTCATCGTCACTTTCCTCGCTTCGAATCCTCGATCTCACCGGAAATCAGATCTCCGGTGATATTCCGGCCGACATCGGAAAGCTCCGGCGACTCACAGTTTTGAGCCTTGGCGACAATGCCATCTCCGGCAAGATTCCGAAGTCGATCGTCAACCTTGCCGGGCTCAAACACCTTGACCTCAGCAACAACCAAATCTCCGGCGCGTTGCCGTGGAATTTCGGAAATCTCAGAATGCTGAGTCGCGCCCTGCTGAGTCGAAACGAACTAACCGGTTCGATaccaaaatcaatttttaaaatgaaCCGGCTTGCGGATCTTGATTTATCGATGAACCGGATTACCGGTTCAATCCCGGTTCAGCTTGGAAAAATGAAGGTTCTTTCAACACTTAAATTGGATGGCAACTCTATGTCAGGTCAAATACCTTCGAAATTATTGAGTAATTCGGGTATGGGTATATTGAATCTGAGCCGAAACGGGTTCGAGGGTGCTATACCCGATGTTTTTGGGGTAAGGACCTATTTTATGGCACTTGATTTGTCCCATAATAACTTGACCGGTAAGATACCCGGTTCGTTATCTTCGGTTCGGTTCGTTGGACACTTGGATCTGAGCCACAACCATCTTTGTGGAACCATTCCG